From a region of the Jatrophihabitans endophyticus genome:
- a CDS encoding copper chaperone PCu(A)C → MRLPWPALAGGTLVLAVGAAGLVRGAVPQSAAADSGPADVDPITVTGAYVRPPVPPTKLAAAYFAVRNNTGTPDELTDVTTGAGADATLHTLDSSGAMSATGTAVIPAHGRLVLSPGKGHLMIGKLFGTLRGGDEVNISLQFQSAGSVDVVARVIPYDQPAPTGAPK, encoded by the coding sequence ATGAGGCTGCCCTGGCCGGCGCTGGCCGGCGGAACGCTCGTCCTCGCGGTGGGCGCGGCCGGACTCGTCCGCGGCGCGGTGCCGCAGTCCGCCGCCGCGGACAGCGGCCCGGCCGACGTCGACCCGATCACGGTGACCGGCGCCTACGTCCGGCCGCCGGTGCCGCCGACGAAGCTCGCCGCCGCGTACTTCGCGGTCCGCAACAACACCGGGACGCCGGACGAGCTGACCGACGTCACCACCGGGGCCGGCGCGGACGCGACGCTGCACACGCTCGACAGCAGCGGCGCGATGAGCGCCACCGGGACGGCGGTGATCCCCGCGCACGGCCGGCTCGTGCTCAGCCCCGGCAAGGGCCACCTCATGATCGGCAAGTTGTTCGGGACGCTGCGCGGCGGCGACGAGGTCAACATCAGCCTGCAGTTCCAGAGCGCCGGCTCGGTCGACGTCGTCGCCCGTGTGATCCCCTACGACCAACCCGCCCCGACTGGAGCTCCGAAGTGA
- a CDS encoding MauE/DoxX family redox-associated membrane protein, with protein MRWLSARPWLGTVIRLFLGVVWIWASWSKLHSPRTFVQAVRAYDATPEWLAKAIGYGLPVLEFCLGLALILGLVVRVAAVVSAVLFFVFLVGLVQAAARGISLDCGCFGGGGTTDGGTSYTLDILRDVGLLLLAAFLVLWPLTRLSIDEFIARHDYVEPPSAKRLRSEQGRRKYNALLEARRKEAQSRNRWVAASTAGVVVLVALIGIGVQSGRAKVEGSLTATNASVANGVVYGKKAAATVDVYEDFQCPNCRDYEERVGKTMQTYVQQNKAQVRYHMISLSSLDSEENGHYSSRGANAGYCASDISVDFFHTFHTYMFQTKIQPAEGAGGIADSMIIADATKAGLPAKSKTDFTSCVTDNKHKALVQAVTDRSSQDGVSGTPTIKVNGKTIGNSLSDFTAAVAKAAKNGPAPSPSPTKTPTPTKASTPAATPASSAKSSAKP; from the coding sequence GTGAGATGGCTGTCAGCTCGCCCCTGGCTGGGCACCGTGATCCGTCTGTTCCTCGGCGTCGTCTGGATCTGGGCGTCGTGGTCGAAGCTGCATTCGCCGCGGACGTTCGTGCAGGCCGTCCGCGCCTACGACGCGACGCCCGAGTGGCTCGCCAAGGCGATCGGCTACGGCCTGCCCGTGCTCGAGTTCTGCCTCGGCCTCGCGCTGATCCTGGGACTCGTGGTGCGGGTGGCGGCCGTCGTCTCCGCGGTGCTGTTCTTCGTCTTCCTCGTGGGCCTGGTGCAGGCGGCGGCGCGCGGCATCTCGCTCGACTGCGGCTGCTTCGGCGGTGGCGGGACGACCGACGGTGGCACGTCCTACACGCTCGACATCCTGCGTGACGTCGGGCTGCTGCTGCTCGCGGCGTTCCTCGTGCTGTGGCCGCTGACGCGTCTCTCCATCGACGAGTTCATCGCCCGCCACGACTACGTCGAGCCGCCGTCGGCGAAGCGGCTGCGCTCGGAGCAGGGGCGACGCAAGTACAACGCGCTGCTCGAAGCTCGTCGCAAGGAGGCGCAGTCGCGCAACCGCTGGGTGGCCGCCTCGACCGCGGGCGTCGTCGTGCTGGTGGCGCTCATCGGCATCGGCGTCCAGTCGGGTCGGGCCAAGGTCGAGGGGTCGCTGACCGCGACGAACGCGTCCGTCGCGAACGGCGTCGTCTACGGCAAGAAGGCCGCGGCCACGGTCGACGTGTACGAGGACTTCCAGTGCCCGAACTGCCGCGACTACGAGGAGCGCGTCGGTAAGACGATGCAGACCTACGTGCAGCAGAACAAGGCGCAGGTGCGGTACCACATGATCTCGCTGTCGAGCCTGGACAGCGAGGAGAACGGCCACTACTCGTCACGGGGCGCGAACGCCGGCTACTGCGCGTCCGACATCTCGGTGGACTTCTTCCACACGTTCCACACCTACATGTTCCAGACCAAGATCCAGCCGGCCGAGGGCGCCGGCGGCATCGCCGACAGCATGATCATCGCGGACGCGACGAAGGCCGGGTTGCCGGCCAAGTCGAAGACCGACTTCACCTCGTGCGTCACCGACAACAAGCACAAGGCGCTCGTGCAGGCCGTCACCGACCGGTCCAGCCAGGACGGCGTCAGCGGCACGCCCACGATCAAGGTCAACGGCAAGACGATCGGCAACAGCCTGAGCGACTTCACCGCCGCCGTCGCCAAGGCGGCCAAGAACGGCCCGGCGCCGAGCCCGTCTCCGACTAAGACACCGACGCCGACGAAGGCGTCGACGCCGGCCGCCACGCCGGCCAGCTCGGCGAAGTCGTCGGCCAAGCCGTAG
- a CDS encoding ImmA/IrrE family metallo-endopeptidase, protein MQTHINLDESRSVLGSLRALFPERRVRFFEALRIAELQATRLHQVLAIEGDAVPSEAVSELPRIEVQYRDIPTSGMSYWNGTTWIIAINRWEPRTRQRFTLFHEFKHIVDHGRAKQLYATDEQAEQAADFFAGCALMSRGALKRAWAGLIQQPAVLARLFDVSPRAITVRLAQIGLTDSGERCERPAAPHRPRPGHYHRQRSTRPYETSEVLVA, encoded by the coding sequence ATGCAAACACATATCAATCTCGACGAGAGTCGCAGCGTGCTGGGGTCACTCCGCGCACTGTTCCCGGAGCGCCGGGTTCGCTTCTTCGAGGCGCTCCGCATCGCCGAACTGCAGGCTACGCGGCTGCACCAAGTGCTCGCTATCGAAGGTGACGCTGTGCCGAGTGAGGCAGTCAGCGAGCTGCCGCGTATCGAGGTGCAATACCGCGATATCCCAACCTCCGGCATGAGTTACTGGAACGGCACGACGTGGATCATCGCGATCAACCGCTGGGAGCCGCGCACCCGCCAGCGCTTCACGCTGTTCCACGAGTTCAAGCACATCGTCGATCACGGCCGCGCCAAGCAGCTGTACGCAACTGACGAGCAGGCCGAGCAGGCCGCCGACTTTTTCGCCGGCTGTGCCCTGATGTCTCGCGGTGCGCTCAAGCGCGCTTGGGCGGGGCTCATCCAGCAGCCGGCTGTCCTGGCCCGGTTGTTCGACGTCTCGCCGCGTGCCATCACCGTCCGACTCGCGCAGATCGGGCTGACCGACAGCGGGGAGCGCTGCGAGCGCCCAGCCGCGCCGCACCGCCCGCGTCCGGGCCACTACCACCGCCAGCGCTCCACCCGACCGTATGAAACCTCGGAGGTTCTCGTCGCATGA
- a CDS encoding HU family DNA-binding protein has translation MNRKELVAAVADGADLEQKTVDAVLRSLQSTLEGAATKGEKVSVPGFFALSVGERAAREGRNPSTGETIQIPAAKTVKLTAGSALKDAANK, from the coding sequence GTGAACCGCAAGGAACTGGTGGCCGCTGTCGCCGACGGCGCCGACCTCGAGCAGAAGACGGTCGACGCCGTTCTGCGCTCGCTCCAGTCCACGCTCGAGGGCGCCGCGACCAAGGGTGAGAAGGTCAGCGTGCCTGGCTTCTTCGCGCTCTCGGTCGGCGAGCGCGCCGCCCGCGAGGGCCGCAACCCGTCCACCGGCGAGACGATCCAGATCCCCGCCGCCAAGACGGTCAAGCTCACCGCCGGCAGCGCCCTCAAGGACGCCGCCAACAAGTAG
- a CDS encoding SCO family protein: MIRRVALVLAAFALLAAGCSSGGGDPSPSASELINDGGSGPYQGFGLTPPQPRPSFSLTDTAGRAFSFGTVTAKHPTMLFFGYTNCPDVCPTTMAAVASALREQQQVAKDTYVVFVTTDVKRDTGPVLARWLANFSRGTAAHFVGLTGTQAQVDAAQAAAHVTVAEDNGQTHSSKLLLFGPDDYARVAFAQSGRLQAQIAHDLPVVAKG; this comes from the coding sequence GTGATCCGTCGCGTCGCCCTCGTCCTCGCCGCGTTCGCGCTGCTCGCCGCCGGCTGCAGCTCCGGCGGCGGCGACCCGTCGCCGTCGGCGTCGGAGCTCATCAACGACGGGGGCAGCGGGCCGTACCAGGGGTTCGGGCTGACGCCGCCGCAGCCGCGGCCGAGCTTCAGCCTCACCGACACCGCCGGCAGGGCGTTCTCCTTCGGGACGGTGACGGCGAAGCACCCGACGATGCTGTTCTTCGGCTACACCAACTGCCCGGACGTCTGCCCCACCACGATGGCCGCCGTGGCGTCCGCCCTGCGCGAGCAGCAGCAGGTCGCGAAGGACACGTACGTCGTCTTCGTGACCACCGACGTCAAGCGCGACACCGGGCCGGTGCTGGCCCGCTGGCTGGCAAACTTCTCGCGCGGTACCGCGGCGCACTTCGTCGGGCTGACCGGGACCCAGGCGCAGGTCGACGCCGCGCAGGCGGCCGCGCACGTCACCGTGGCCGAGGACAACGGGCAGACGCACTCGTCGAAACTGCTGCTGTTCGGGCCCGACGACTACGCCCGGGTGGCGTTCGCGCAGAGCGGGCGGTTGCAGGCGCAGATCGCCCACGATCTTCCCGTCGTCGCGAAGGGGTGA